One part of the Deinococcus fonticola genome encodes these proteins:
- a CDS encoding phospholipase A2, with amino-acid sequence MKRRLAVAGFLSALLASCGTAPTAPSLVSDYAGRPELQDAGSQAILARYGNDPGLLAALQEAYEERPGDLSLPRVPELGALDYASDRLAYIKRTGWGSVGNYNSQYAAYSATSLPYTGLNWTRDGCSAPDGVGLGYREDFRPACNVHDFGYRNLKVYERTDANRKTTDDAFYTNMKTICAAKSWYARPACYSAAYAYYQGVRIGGSSSF; translated from the coding sequence ATGAAAAGACGGCTTGCTGTTGCTGGTTTCCTGTCTGCCCTGCTCGCCTCGTGCGGCACCGCCCCCACGGCCCCTTCACTGGTCAGCGATTATGCGGGGCGCCCCGAGTTGCAGGACGCGGGCAGTCAGGCCATCCTGGCGCGCTACGGGAACGATCCCGGCCTGCTGGCCGCCCTTCAGGAAGCCTACGAGGAACGGCCCGGCGACCTGAGTCTGCCCCGCGTCCCCGAACTCGGCGCCCTGGACTATGCCAGTGACCGCCTGGCGTACATCAAACGCACCGGCTGGGGCAGCGTCGGCAATTACAACAGCCAGTACGCCGCTTACAGCGCCACCAGCCTGCCCTACACCGGCCTGAACTGGACGCGCGACGGCTGCAGCGCCCCGGACGGCGTGGGCCTCGGTTACCGCGAGGACTTTCGGCCGGCCTGCAACGTCCACGACTTCGGTTACCGCAACCTGAAGGTGTACGAACGCACCGATGCCAACCGCAAAACCACCGACGACGCTTTTTACACCAACATGAAAACCATCTGCGCCGCCAAGAGCTGGTACGCACGCCCCGCCTGCTACAGCGCCGCCTACGCCTACTACCAGGGCGTGCGCATCGGTGGTAGCAGCAGCTTCTGA
- a CDS encoding PLP-dependent aminotransferase family protein, whose product MARPEVPLSAKRGSPLAEFPLALHLRRGETGALHQQLTAQLRAGVLNGTLPAGLRLPGSRLLAHSLGVTRGVVAEAYAALVADGTLEAEVGSGTRVPAGAARRERASAGAPAWFTEPPAAPFEFADRTSGSGGIHFKTGVATTATLDAKVWRQAWAHAARQDVSGDYADPQGEPELRAALAAFVGRSRGLPVSPEGVMVTAGTLQALNLIVKAILPPGSSVLMENPGYRAGRQVLLDAGLSVHPLPLDEDGPVITPDTPPARLVYVTPSHQFPLGVRMSLPRRLKLLEWAEKNDALIIEDDYDGEFRYGAAPLPPLASLDTSGRVLYLGTLSKVLTPAVRTGFLTAPPALMPALVRARTLMDSGHPLPLQHALTYLMTHSEVDRHIRRSRRWHAQVREALTQELAPLEPLAKLGGIEAGLHVCLHLAPDFDATRIALTLARRNVHVSTVAEYSVPEYSAPNDSGTGATPNALLLGYGGLTVNEAVEGAREIRRVLNAML is encoded by the coding sequence ATGGCCCGCCCTGAAGTTCCACTTTCTGCCAAAAGAGGCAGTCCACTTGCGGAATTTCCGCTGGCGCTGCACCTCAGGCGCGGCGAAACCGGTGCGCTGCACCAGCAACTGACCGCGCAGCTGCGGGCCGGCGTGCTGAACGGCACCCTGCCGGCGGGCCTGAGATTGCCCGGTTCACGCCTGCTGGCGCACAGCCTGGGCGTGACGCGCGGCGTGGTGGCCGAAGCCTACGCGGCCCTGGTGGCCGACGGCACGCTGGAAGCCGAGGTGGGCAGCGGCACGCGCGTGCCGGCCGGCGCCGCGCGGCGCGAGCGTGCCAGTGCAGGCGCGCCGGCCTGGTTCACCGAGCCGCCCGCCGCGCCCTTCGAATTTGCCGACCGCACCAGCGGGTCAGGCGGCATTCACTTCAAGACGGGCGTGGCGACCACCGCCACCCTCGACGCCAAGGTGTGGCGCCAGGCCTGGGCACACGCCGCGCGGCAGGATGTCAGCGGCGATTACGCCGACCCGCAGGGCGAACCAGAACTGCGCGCGGCCCTGGCCGCCTTCGTGGGGCGCTCACGCGGGCTGCCCGTCTCCCCGGAAGGCGTGATGGTCACGGCCGGCACCCTGCAGGCCCTCAACCTGATCGTGAAAGCCATTTTGCCGCCCGGTTCCAGCGTCCTGATGGAAAACCCCGGCTACCGCGCCGGCCGCCAGGTGCTGCTGGACGCCGGACTTTCTGTTCATCCCCTGCCGCTGGATGAGGACGGCCCGGTGATTACGCCGGACACGCCACCCGCCCGGCTGGTGTACGTGACGCCCAGTCACCAGTTCCCGCTGGGGGTGCGCATGAGCCTGCCGCGCCGCCTGAAGCTGCTGGAATGGGCCGAGAAGAACGACGCCCTTATTATCGAAGACGATTACGACGGAGAATTCCGCTACGGCGCCGCGCCCCTGCCGCCTCTGGCCAGCCTGGACACCTCGGGGCGGGTGCTGTACCTGGGCACCCTCAGCAAAGTCCTGACGCCCGCTGTGCGCACCGGCTTCCTGACCGCGCCTCCGGCCCTGATGCCCGCCCTCGTGCGTGCCCGCACGCTGATGGACTCCGGTCACCCGCTGCCGCTTCAGCACGCCCTGACGTACCTGATGACGCACAGCGAAGTCGACCGGCACATTCGCCGCAGCCGCCGCTGGCACGCCCAGGTGCGCGAGGCCCTGACGCAGGAGCTGGCGCCGCTGGAACCCTTAGCGAAACTGGGTGGCATCGAAGCCGGCCTGCACGTGTGCCTGCACCTGGCGCCGGACTTCGACGCGACCCGCATCGCCCTGACCCTGGCCCGGCGAAACGTTCACGTCTCCACCGTCGCCGAGTACAGCGTCCCCGAATACAGCGCCCCGAACGACAGCGGTACAGGCGCCACGCCGAACGCCCTGCTTCTCGGTTACGGCGGCCTTACCGTGAACGAAGCCGTCGAGGGCGCCCGGGAAATACGGCGAGTCCTGAACGCAATGCTCTAA
- a CDS encoding cupin domain-containing protein codes for MFRRGSLRVELYRPRGHDRQTPHQQDELYVVVGGSGTFFCDGERQSFQAGDLLFAAAGAGHRFETFSDDLEVWVIFFGPPGGERPTTRTLFGQDVTE; via the coding sequence GTGTTCCGGCGCGGCAGCCTCCGCGTGGAACTGTACCGCCCGCGCGGCCACGACCGCCAGACCCCGCACCAGCAAGACGAACTTTACGTGGTGGTTGGCGGCTCCGGCACTTTTTTCTGCGACGGCGAACGGCAGAGCTTCCAGGCTGGCGACCTGCTGTTCGCGGCTGCCGGAGCTGGGCACCGCTTCGAGACGTTCAGCGACGATCTGGAAGTCTGGGTGATCTTCTTCGGCCCGCCGGGAGGCGAACGGCCCACCACAAGAACGCTGTTCGGCCAGGACGTGACCGAGTGA
- a CDS encoding GNAT family N-acetyltransferase has product MIRRIAPGDAALAFAALRELRPTSPIMASLHTFQAFLEAAGRESYALVGSFEEGSREAVAVAGYRVMTMLYVGRLLYVDDLSTLPEFRGRGHAGALLHWLEAEASRLGAAELHLDSGTGSARFAAHRQYLKHGLNITAHHFSKELS; this is encoded by the coding sequence GTGATCCGCCGCATTGCGCCGGGGGATGCGGCGCTGGCTTTCGCGGCCCTGAGGGAACTGCGCCCGACCTCGCCGATCATGGCCTCGCTGCACACCTTTCAGGCCTTTCTGGAGGCGGCCGGGCGAGAAAGCTACGCGCTGGTCGGTTCCTTTGAAGAGGGGAGCCGTGAAGCGGTGGCCGTCGCCGGCTACCGTGTGATGACCATGCTGTACGTGGGGAGGCTGCTGTACGTGGACGACCTCTCCACCCTGCCCGAATTCCGGGGCCGGGGCCACGCCGGGGCGCTGCTGCACTGGCTGGAAGCCGAAGCGAGCCGCCTGGGGGCGGCAGAACTTCACCTCGACAGCGGCACCGGTTCGGCGCGCTTTGCCGCCCACCGCCAGTACCTTAAGCACGGTTTGAACATCACCGCCCACCACTTCAGCAAGGAGTTGTCATGA
- a CDS encoding YfiT family bacillithiol transferase: MTADPRYPLGPAPQVTTLTPPQRREGMAALRALPEELQAALSGLGAEQLDTPYREGGWTLRQLAHHVADSHLNAYVRTRLALTEPEPTVTPYEEQRWAELPDRHLDPSVSLELLRALHTRWVATLDGLEEADWPKTFHHPVNGPTTLEQMLAYYTWHGRHHTAHILKLREKRGW, encoded by the coding sequence ATGACCGCCGACCCGCGTTACCCGCTTGGCCCCGCCCCGCAAGTCACCACCTTGACCCCGCCGCAGCGCCGCGAGGGGATGGCCGCGCTGCGTGCTCTGCCAGAGGAACTCCAGGCCGCCCTGTCCGGTCTGGGCGCCGAACAGCTGGACACGCCCTACCGCGAAGGCGGCTGGACGTTGCGGCAACTGGCGCACCATGTCGCGGATAGCCACCTGAACGCCTATGTCCGCACCCGACTGGCGCTGACCGAACCGGAGCCTACCGTTACCCCCTACGAAGAGCAGCGCTGGGCCGAGTTGCCCGACCGCCACCTTGACCCGTCCGTGAGCCTGGAGTTGCTGCGGGCGCTGCACACGCGCTGGGTGGCGACCCTGGATGGGCTGGAGGAAGCGGACTGGCCAAAGACCTTTCACCACCCGGTCAACGGCCCCACCACGCTGGAGCAGATGCTGGCCTATTACACCTGGCACGGCCGGCACCACACCGCTCACATCCTGAAGTTGCGTGAAAAGAGGGGCTGGTAA
- a CDS encoding YfiT family bacillithiol transferase, with product MLDERFPIGPAPITLSLSPEERREALEALRTLPVEITGAVAGLSDDQLDTPYREGGWTVRQVVHHLPDSHLNAYVRMKLVLTEPEPTIKPWSEADWAGLPDSQGNIRPSLELLSGLHARWVSLYGSLSAPQWARCFVHPQLVAAQRETGAVWARAFNADEHGRVNLDQLLATYAWHGRHHTAHILKLRQRRGW from the coding sequence ATGCTGGACGAACGTTTTCCGATTGGGCCGGCCCCCATTACCCTGAGCCTGTCGCCAGAGGAGCGCCGCGAGGCTCTTGAGGCGTTACGGACGTTGCCTGTCGAGATCACCGGCGCCGTCGCTGGCCTGAGCGACGACCAGCTGGACACGCCCTACCGCGAGGGCGGCTGGACGGTGCGTCAGGTCGTTCATCACCTGCCCGACAGTCATCTGAACGCCTACGTCCGTATGAAGCTGGTGCTGACCGAACCGGAGCCCACCATCAAGCCGTGGAGCGAAGCCGACTGGGCCGGGTTGCCCGACAGTCAGGGCAACATTCGGCCCAGCCTGGAGCTGCTGTCCGGGCTGCATGCCCGCTGGGTCAGCCTGTACGGGTCGCTGTCCGCGCCACAGTGGGCGCGGTGTTTCGTTCACCCGCAGCTGGTCGCCGCGCAGCGTGAAACGGGGGCCGTGTGGGCGCGGGCCTTCAATGCCGACGAGCATGGGCGCGTGAACCTGGATCAGCTGCTGGCCACCTACGCCTGGCATGGCCGGCACCACACCGCCCACATCCTGAAATTGCGCCAAAGGCGGGGCTGGTGA
- a CDS encoding LysE family transporter, whose translation MTDFYDPRQREPSLSRRPHNRRDNGWISELLRRGRIGRVATLWQGEDGQAFPFITPLAYVYRPQYGDIVYHTNIVGRLRANTDQGQPATFETSEIGGLLPSNSPLELSVQYRSVIVFGRARVLTDPDEKRGALTELSQRVFPGLRMGQETRPITDADLARTSVYSLHIERWSGKENWPDEADQEGNWPALPAHLLHPWHLTERHGPVTLTTLAALVAFLLPLQVSPGPANVYFAVLGARGGVRRAVPALLGYLCGVVIVTLLLGFALDARVFRQPALMALMSVAGGLYLTYLGGQMLSSPGAPAPEVGLAGDFQAHGTARRAGVAAESESLPDRGVDAGPVRGGPGGDAALCAGGDGGHLRDVHRGLCAVGEPRRPVESPAGPLGTPAERRLCRRRAHDGPVDDLGRHSRVARLNTSNQC comes from the coding sequence GTGACGGACTTCTACGACCCCCGGCAGCGCGAACCGAGCCTCAGCCGCCGCCCGCACAACCGCCGCGACAACGGGTGGATCAGCGAACTGCTGCGGCGTGGGCGCATTGGCCGTGTGGCGACCCTCTGGCAAGGAGAGGACGGGCAGGCGTTTCCGTTCATCACGCCGCTGGCTTACGTGTATCGCCCACAATACGGCGACATCGTGTACCACACGAATATCGTGGGGCGGCTGCGGGCCAACACCGACCAGGGCCAGCCCGCCACCTTCGAGACGTCCGAGATCGGCGGGCTGCTGCCCAGCAATTCGCCACTGGAACTGAGCGTGCAATACCGCAGCGTCATCGTGTTCGGGCGCGCCAGGGTGCTGACCGACCCAGACGAGAAACGCGGGGCGCTCACCGAACTCTCGCAGCGGGTCTTTCCGGGTCTGCGCATGGGGCAGGAGACGCGCCCGATCACTGACGCCGACCTGGCCCGCACGTCGGTTTATTCGCTGCATATCGAACGCTGGAGCGGCAAGGAGAACTGGCCGGACGAGGCCGACCAGGAAGGTAACTGGCCCGCGCTGCCGGCGCATCTTCTGCACCCGTGGCACCTGACCGAGAGACACGGACCCGTGACCCTGACCACCCTCGCGGCCCTGGTGGCGTTCCTGTTGCCGCTTCAGGTCTCGCCCGGCCCAGCCAACGTGTATTTCGCGGTGCTCGGCGCACGCGGCGGGGTGCGGCGGGCCGTGCCTGCCCTGCTGGGCTACCTGTGCGGGGTGGTCATCGTGACCCTGCTGCTCGGGTTCGCGCTGGATGCCAGGGTCTTCAGGCAGCCGGCCCTGATGGCTCTAATGTCGGTGGCCGGTGGCCTTTACCTGACTTATCTGGGCGGGCAGATGCTGAGTTCACCCGGCGCCCCTGCTCCGGAAGTTGGCCTCGCTGGTGACTTTCAGGCGCATGGCACTGCAAGGCGCGCTGGTGTTGCTGCTGAATCCGAAAGCCTACCTGATCGTGGGGTTGACGCTGGCCCAGTGCGCGGCGGGCCAGGCGGTGACGCTGCCTTATGTGCTGGCGGTGACGGGGGTCATTTGCGCGACGTTCACCGTGGCCTTTGTGCTGTGGGCGAACCTCGGCGCCCGGTCGAAAGCCCTGCCGGCCCGCTGGGAACACCGGCTGAACGTCGTTTGTGCCGTCGGCGTGCTCATGATGGGCCTGTGGATGACCTGGGAAGGCATTCGCGGGTGGCTCGGCTGAACACGTCGAACCAGTGTTGA
- a CDS encoding DMT family transporter gives MTRRDYFDLFLLSAFWGISFLLIKFAGHDFPPVWVALLRSLFGMMILRLAMWWQKVPFPPRPLWPMLTLIALLNNAFPWLMFALGEQSVSSNIASILNATTPLFTLLVAVGLGDSRPSRPMWLGVMIGLAGVALTVSGGMQGGQAALPGVLMILAAAFSYGLGGVIAKKNTAGLTPLSVAGTQLLLSTLLLLLFGLFGAHPAQVSLQAWGAVIVLGVVGSGLAYLVFYNLLARVSPTQTTAVTYILPIWGLFWGALAGEHVGAASLLGVAVVLSGVYLMNRRPVLPAGPLERAAR, from the coding sequence ATGACCCGGCGCGATTATTTCGACCTGTTTCTGCTCTCGGCCTTCTGGGGCATCTCCTTTTTGCTGATCAAGTTTGCCGGCCACGACTTTCCGCCGGTGTGGGTGGCGCTGCTGCGTTCGTTGTTCGGGATGATGATCCTGAGGCTGGCGATGTGGTGGCAGAAAGTGCCGTTTCCGCCGCGGCCCCTGTGGCCCATGCTGACGCTGATCGCCCTGCTGAACAACGCCTTTCCCTGGCTGATGTTCGCCCTGGGGGAGCAGTCGGTCAGCAGCAACATCGCCAGCATCCTGAACGCCACCACGCCGCTGTTCACGCTGCTGGTGGCGGTGGGCCTGGGCGACTCGCGCCCCTCGCGGCCGATGTGGCTGGGGGTCATGATCGGGCTGGCGGGCGTGGCCCTTACCGTATCGGGTGGCATGCAGGGTGGGCAGGCCGCGCTGCCGGGCGTGCTGATGATCCTGGCGGCGGCGTTCAGTTACGGGCTGGGCGGCGTGATTGCCAAGAAGAACACCGCCGGCTTGACACCCCTGAGCGTGGCCGGAACACAACTGCTGCTCTCGACCCTGCTTTTGCTGCTCTTCGGCCTGTTCGGCGCTCACCCGGCGCAGGTGTCCCTGCAAGCCTGGGGCGCCGTGATCGTGCTCGGGGTGGTGGGCAGCGGCCTGGCGTACCTGGTGTTCTACAACCTGCTGGCCCGCGTGTCGCCCACCCAGACCACGGCCGTGACGTACATTCTGCCGATCTGGGGCCTGTTCTGGGGGGCGCTGGCCGGCGAACACGTCGGCGCGGCGTCGCTGCTGGGCGTGGCGGTGGTACTCTCGGGCGTTTACCTGATGAACCGCCGCCCGGTGCTGCCCGCCGGCCCCCTTGAGCGTGCAGCCCGCTGA